Proteins encoded by one window of Anaerobacillus sp. CMMVII:
- a CDS encoding MFS transporter, with protein MNNLQRNYSTNNIETAEVENVMMKKIERSFYSKTSMYAFFVVTFLFLTMWIGTGQFAKVDLMLMGYMVASFIFAIGITVRMAAWLIRPATNQMVKRSIKNFFTKKRSKRNITAILKTLVDNIILQKFIFKRGLYRGIQHWLIAWGCIGSFAITFGLTFGWMHFRLIDATTYQMMVFNIPTIKMQANGLFAEMIYNGLNITALMVLVGVIMALVRRIHNHDLKVTERAEFDLLPLYILLAVTVSGLLLTVSYKFMGGFFHPQLALGHQITVVLFLIYFPFGKLFHLPIRPLATAVPMNYQEEMMVDTRSCKKCGTKYSNDDQIEDVKAILHAQQFDLKLEDGTYLADYCTNCRRKIRVMSQLNLGSVKGNPYGPVQTNNGIHIPGFGRKRSDEFYNKENK; from the coding sequence ATGAATAATCTCCAAAGAAATTATTCTACAAATAATATAGAAACAGCAGAAGTGGAAAATGTAATGATGAAAAAGATTGAAAGATCCTTTTACTCAAAAACAAGTATGTATGCATTCTTCGTGGTTACTTTTTTGTTCCTAACAATGTGGATAGGAACAGGGCAGTTTGCGAAAGTTGATTTAATGCTTATGGGATATATGGTTGCGTCATTTATTTTCGCGATTGGTATTACAGTTAGAATGGCAGCTTGGTTAATTCGCCCAGCAACTAATCAAATGGTAAAAAGAAGTATTAAAAACTTTTTTACTAAAAAACGTTCAAAAAGAAATATCACTGCAATTTTGAAAACACTTGTGGACAATATTATTCTACAAAAATTCATCTTTAAACGCGGCTTATACCGTGGTATCCAACATTGGTTAATCGCATGGGGGTGTATCGGGTCGTTTGCAATCACCTTCGGCCTAACGTTTGGCTGGATGCACTTTAGACTTATCGATGCGACAACGTATCAAATGATGGTATTCAACATCCCAACAATAAAAATGCAAGCAAATGGATTGTTTGCAGAGATGATCTATAACGGACTTAATATTACAGCATTAATGGTTTTAGTTGGTGTCATAATGGCCCTGGTTAGAAGAATTCACAATCACGATTTGAAAGTCACTGAACGTGCTGAGTTTGATTTATTACCACTTTATATACTTCTAGCGGTAACGGTATCAGGTTTATTATTAACAGTTTCATATAAATTTATGGGTGGATTTTTTCATCCGCAACTAGCATTAGGGCATCAAATTACTGTAGTACTATTCTTAATTTACTTCCCATTCGGAAAACTTTTCCACTTGCCAATTCGGCCACTAGCAACAGCGGTACCGATGAACTACCAGGAGGAAATGATGGTTGATACGAGATCATGTAAAAAATGTGGAACCAAATATAGTAATGATGATCAAATTGAAGATGTAAAAGCTATTTTACATGCGCAACAGTTCGATTTGAAACTTGAAGATGGCACGTATCTAGCGGACTACTGTACAAATTGTCGTAGAAAAATTCGGGTGATGAGTCAGTTAAACTTAGGTTCAGTAAAAGGAAATCCATACGGACCAGTTCAAACGAATAACGGAATTCACATTCCAGGTTTTGGAAGAAAAAGATCGGATGAGTTCTATAACAAAGAGAATAAGTAA
- the argF gene encoding ornithine carbamoyltransferase: MSVLESGLHLKKYKGKHFLTLLDYSSTEIKELLDFSLTLKNYQKEGVPHQLLMGKTLAMIFEKSSTRTRVSFEVGMTQLGGSALFLSSKDSQLGRGEPISDTAQVLSRYVDGIMIRTHGHEIIEELAHYSTVPVINALTDDFHPCQALADILTILEVKKTFNGLKAVYVGDGNNVAHSLLIACAKVGIDIAIATPKGYEPKEWIVKEIEAISIETGSQFMLTNDPIEAVRGADVVYTDVWTSMGYEEETAKRLEDFKLFQVNDSLMTYAKPDYMFLHCLPAHRGEEVSAGIIDGNHSFIFDQAENRLHVQKAILVALIGN, encoded by the coding sequence ATGTCGGTACTCGAATCAGGACTTCATTTAAAAAAATACAAAGGGAAGCATTTTCTTACGCTGCTCGATTATTCATCAACTGAAATAAAGGAACTTTTAGATTTTTCATTAACTTTAAAAAACTATCAAAAGGAAGGTGTTCCACACCAACTTTTAATGGGGAAAACTCTAGCAATGATTTTTGAGAAATCCTCTACAAGAACAAGGGTTTCTTTTGAGGTAGGGATGACACAATTGGGTGGATCTGCGTTATTTTTAAGTTCAAAGGATTCGCAGCTTGGAAGAGGTGAACCAATTTCAGATACTGCTCAAGTTCTTTCAAGATACGTAGATGGAATTATGATTCGAACACATGGGCATGAAATCATTGAGGAATTGGCACACTATTCAACGGTCCCTGTTATTAATGCATTAACAGATGATTTCCACCCTTGTCAAGCTCTAGCCGATATCTTAACAATTTTGGAAGTGAAGAAAACCTTTAATGGACTGAAGGCAGTATACGTTGGTGATGGAAATAATGTTGCCCATTCGTTATTAATTGCTTGTGCAAAAGTTGGAATCGACATTGCTATTGCCACGCCAAAGGGATATGAACCAAAGGAATGGATCGTCAAAGAAATTGAGGCAATATCCATAGAAACGGGATCTCAGTTCATGTTAACAAATGACCCGATTGAGGCAGTTCGTGGTGCAGATGTAGTTTATACTGATGTATGGACGAGTATGGGCTACGAAGAGGAGACAGCTAAGAGACTTGAAGATTTTAAGTTATTTCAAGTGAATGATTCGTTAATGACATATGCGAAACCTGATTACATGTTCTTACATTGCTTGCCAGCTCACCGTGGAGAGGAAGTTTCCGCTGGGATCATTGATGGAAATCACTCATTTATTTTTGATCAAGCAGAAAATCGCCTACATGTACAAAAAGCAATCCTGGTTGCGTTAATCGGAAATTAA
- a CDS encoding Crp/Fnr family transcriptional regulator: MSLSIRQTGDMFAEVALFCKEGSTYPATAICIESGYVSYIKNDELESFLLHHPQLAVSMFRFVSERLRISQTTLRDIALYGKFGALAATLVRLAEEYGEVNNDNVTIKLKLTHEDLGSFFGATRESVTRLMNQLKQQGIVSKKDGYLVIHNMDLLNEYIN, encoded by the coding sequence ATATCCTTAAGCATTCGTCAGACTGGTGATATGTTTGCTGAGGTAGCACTTTTTTGTAAAGAAGGAAGTACGTACCCAGCAACAGCAATTTGTATTGAGAGTGGCTACGTATCTTATATAAAAAATGATGAATTAGAATCATTTTTACTACATCATCCTCAACTAGCTGTTTCCATGTTTAGGTTTGTTTCAGAAAGATTGCGTATCTCCCAAACCACTTTAAGAGATATTGCTTTATATGGAAAATTTGGCGCATTAGCTGCAACTCTAGTTCGATTAGCTGAAGAATATGGCGAAGTTAACAATGATAATGTTACGATAAAGTTAAAGCTTACCCATGAGGATCTCGGCAGTTTTTTTGGCGCGACTCGTGAGAGTGTTACCCGCTTAATGAATCAATTAAAACAACAAGGAATTGTTTCAAAAAAGGATGGATATTTAGTTATTCATAATATGGACTTATTAAACGAATATATTAATTAA
- the tnpB gene encoding IS200/IS605 family element RNA-guided endonuclease TnpB, with protein MVVKKAYKFRIYPTKSQLELINKTIGCARFVFNFFLAKQKQKDAYWYIVEEMKQSGQLPTNAWKGEFFKKYDSVKMVRWLKKQYPFLKEVDSISLQKSVENLNNAYTRYYKKQAKAPRFKSKKNKVQSYTTKQTNGNIMVLDRYIKLPKLGLVRFAKSREVNGRIINATIRRSPSGKYFISILVETKVEKLPETDSSVGVDVGLKAFATLSDGTVYQNPRWFHSLEQKLVKAQQILSRRNIGSSNWYKQRKKVALIHEKITNARTDFLHKLSTNLVKNHDIIGMEDLSVQNMVKNKNLAKAISEASWYQFRQMLEYKARWYQFRQMLEYKARWYGKQVVVVAKNFPSSQLCSCCGYKNKDVKHLALREWECPSCKSYHQRDVNAGMNLRNEALRLTVGTTGIA; from the coding sequence ATGGTTGTAAAGAAAGCCTATAAATTTCGTATCTACCCAACAAAGTCACAACTAGAGCTCATCAATAAGACCATTGGATGTGCGCGTTTCGTGTTTAACTTCTTCCTTGCCAAGCAAAAACAGAAAGATGCCTATTGGTACATCGTGGAAGAAATGAAGCAATCCGGGCAGCTACCTACAAATGCTTGGAAAGGTGAATTCTTTAAAAAATACGACTCGGTAAAAATGGTTCGTTGGTTAAAGAAACAGTACCCATTTCTAAAAGAAGTTGATAGTATTTCTCTCCAAAAATCCGTAGAAAACTTAAATAATGCGTATACTCGCTACTACAAAAAACAAGCCAAAGCTCCTCGGTTTAAGTCAAAGAAGAACAAGGTTCAGTCGTACACCACAAAACAGACCAATGGGAACATCATGGTTTTGGATCGCTACATCAAGTTACCAAAACTCGGACTTGTTCGTTTTGCGAAAAGTCGTGAAGTGAACGGCCGAATTATAAATGCGACGATTCGGCGCAGTCCAAGCGGTAAATACTTCATTAGTATTTTAGTAGAAACAAAGGTCGAAAAACTGCCTGAAACCGATTCATCTGTCGGTGTCGATGTCGGTCTTAAAGCTTTTGCGACTCTTTCGGATGGTACTGTCTATCAGAATCCGAGATGGTTTCATTCTCTTGAGCAAAAGTTAGTAAAGGCTCAACAAATCCTTTCCAGACGAAACATCGGTTCATCCAACTGGTACAAACAACGAAAAAAGGTCGCTCTGATTCATGAAAAGATTACGAACGCTCGTACAGACTTCTTACACAAACTTTCAACCAATCTTGTCAAAAACCACGACATCATTGGGATGGAAGATCTTTCGGTTCAAAATATGGTAAAAAATAAGAACCTTGCCAAGGCCATTAGTGAAGCTTCGTGGTATCAATTTCGTCAAATGCTTGAATACAAAGCAAGGTGGTATCAATTTCGTCAAATGCTTGAATACAAAGCAAGGTGGTATGGCAAACAAGTAGTAGTAGTCGCTAAAAACTTCCCAAGTAGTCAGCTGTGTTCGTGTTGTGGCTACAAGAATAAAGACGTGAAACATCTGGCGTTACGTGAATGGGAATGTCCATCATGTAAGAGCTATCACCAAAGAGATGTAAACGCAGGAATGAATCTTCGTAATGAAGCATTACGATTAACTGTCGGGACGACAGGGATCGCCTAA
- a CDS encoding TIGR04053 family radical SAM/SPASM domain-containing protein translates to MFLINETKNYDENPFIVIWEVTRACALKCLHCRAEAQYQADPRQLSFEEGKKLIDEIATMENPLFVFTGGDPLMRPDLYELAKYAIEEKKLPVSMTPSATPKVTKKAIDQAKEVGLSRWAFSLDGSTAEIHDHFRGTKGSYDLTMKGIDYLKELNIPIQINTTVSRYNIDDLPAMAEKVKEMNAVLWSVFFLIPTGRGMEKDMITAEEHEEVMKWLFKMQQEMPYDVKATEAPHYRRVAIQERKRLKLGNTQGTKRLDTLGRAPKGVNDGDGFIFISHIGDVYPSGFLPVKCGNVRETPLPEIYRESPILKELRNKDLLKGKCGVCEFKEICGGSRARAYALSGDYLESDPYCAYIPKALQ, encoded by the coding sequence ATCTTTCTTATCAATGAAACCAAAAATTATGATGAAAATCCGTTCATTGTTATTTGGGAAGTAACTAGAGCTTGCGCGTTAAAATGTTTACATTGTCGAGCGGAAGCTCAATATCAAGCAGATCCAAGACAGCTTTCTTTTGAAGAGGGTAAGAAATTAATAGATGAAATAGCAACAATGGAAAACCCTTTATTTGTATTTACAGGTGGGGACCCATTAATGAGGCCTGACCTTTATGAATTAGCGAAGTATGCGATAGAAGAAAAGAAGCTACCGGTATCAATGACACCGAGTGCGACGCCAAAAGTAACGAAAAAAGCGATTGACCAGGCAAAAGAAGTTGGTCTTTCAAGATGGGCGTTCAGTTTAGATGGTTCAACAGCAGAGATTCATGATCATTTCCGAGGAACAAAAGGTTCATACGATTTAACCATGAAAGGTATTGATTACTTAAAGGAACTAAATATTCCAATCCAAATTAATACCACTGTCTCTAGATATAATATAGATGATCTACCTGCAATGGCGGAAAAGGTTAAAGAGATGAATGCTGTTCTATGGAGTGTGTTCTTCCTAATTCCGACGGGAAGAGGAATGGAAAAAGATATGATTACTGCAGAAGAGCATGAAGAAGTTATGAAATGGTTATTTAAAATGCAGCAAGAAATGCCATATGACGTTAAGGCTACAGAAGCGCCGCATTACCGTCGTGTTGCAATTCAGGAAAGAAAACGTTTGAAATTAGGAAATACACAAGGGACAAAGCGTTTAGATACACTGGGAAGAGCACCAAAAGGAGTTAATGATGGTGATGGTTTTATCTTTATAAGTCATATTGGCGATGTCTATCCAAGTGGTTTCTTACCTGTGAAATGTGGTAATGTACGTGAAACACCACTTCCTGAAATTTACCGAGAAAGTCCAATACTGAAAGAGTTAAGAAATAAAGATTTATTAAAAGGCAAATGTGGGGTTTGTGAGTTTAAGGAAATTTGTGGTGGATCTCGTGCAAGAGCTTATGCACTTTCTGGAGATTATTTAGAAAGTGATCCATATTGTGCCTACATTCCTAAGGCATTACAGTGA